The following is a genomic window from bacterium.
TCATCTGCTTTTTATATCAATTTTACCACAGATAATTCCTGTATTACACAAATATTTTATAGAATTCTTCCCTCGGGAAGCTGGGTTGAAGTCACCGATATTACAGCTAGCAGTGATCATAATATTAGGATTGATATACTTCCAGGGTATGAGCATGAGTATTTTGTGAGAGCCGATGGCGATAGCCTCGGCCCTTACAAATTCTGGACAGCTCCGCGAACGGGTTCTAGGCAGGATTTTCATTTTTGCGCTTATGGAGATACTCGAACTGGGATGGTAGCGCACTGGGTTGTTATAGATCATGTGATGACTTGCGATCCAATGTTCATGGTTCATACTGGTGATATGATAGAAGATGGGGAGGATACAGGCCAATGGGATGACTATTTCGCCGAGCTTTGTGAATGGCATGATATTGCGCGATCCGTGCCATTTTTCTATGCCATGGGCAACCACGATGATGAATCTCCGTATTTTTACTCAGCTTTAACACTTCCTAAGAATAATCCAGATTCCAGCGAGGCATATTCCAGCTTTGATTGGGGGCGAATTCACTTTTTTTCGATGAACTCCGAGGTAGATTATGATTCGGCTAGCCCTCAATATAATTTCATTGTTAACGATCTTGCTGAAGCATCTATCGATATTAGATATGATTTCATTATAGGACTGGTTCATAGGCCTTTCTACTCCAGCGGATATCACGGAAGAGAAGAAGACCTGGCAGATGCTCTTGAACCACTTTTAATTGAATATGGGGTCGATTTGGTTCTTCAAGGTCATGACCACATGTATGAAAGGGTGAGTCCACAGAGTGGAGTTTATTATGTAGTGACCGGTGGGGGAGGTGCGCCGCCTAGTCCTATTGTTTTATGGCACGATTATACGGCTTTTGGCTATAACCTTTATCATCACCTTCATTTCTTATATTCTGCTGCGGAAGCCAAGTTATCGATGTATATGCACAATTATTTAAACAATGTTGTCGATTCCTTAATTCTATTCTCTAGCCCACTCGATGTGAAAGATATTGCGAAACCGCAAACCGCTAGACTTTCTGCTCATCCAAGTCCATTCAATAAAGCTTGTCTTATAGAAACGAAAGGTGATCTTCAAATTAATATTCGGGATATCAGTGGCCGACTTATTGTTAGAGGCTCTGGTCCTTGTTTTTTATGGGAACCATCCGGGGAAATATCAACGGGACTGTATTTGATCTCGGTTACAGATGGAGAGGCAAAAAAGAGTTCTATTGGTAGAATAGTATATTTGAAATAATACGATTATGTTAAACAGGCACGACAGATGCTATTAATAATTCTTTAATTATGATAATTGGAAGGAGATAACACGTGATACCAAGATATAGCCGTGAGAAGATGACAGAGATATGGAGCGACCAGAATCGGTTTCAAAAGTGGCTCGATGTCGAACTTGCTGCATGTGAAGCGCAAGCCGAGTTAGGAGCTATTCCCCAGAAGGCAATGGCCAAGATTAGGGAGGGAGTGAGTTTCGATCTAGAAGCTATTAGAAAAAAGGAAGAAGAGACTCACCATGAAGTTGTAGCATTTCTTAATGTTGTACAAAAGAATGTTGGCAAGGACTCGCGTTTTATACATATGGGGCTGACTTCCAGCGATGTAATGGACACGGCTACAAGCCTTCAGATGGTCGAAGCACTGGATGAAATCGAAAAAGAAACTGTGGAAATTCGTTCGACCATCAGGCATTTAGCTGAAAAATATAAATATACACCGATTATTGGAAGAACCCATGGCATACATGCTGAGCCAACGACATTTGGTCTTAAGCTGATAATCTATTACGATGAATTCACGCGACATATCGATAGGATAAAGTCTCTTCGTAAGAGGATTGAAGTAGGCAAGATTTCCGGGGCTGTCGGTAATTATGCACAGATCGACCCCGAAGTCGAGAGAATTGCTCTCGAGAAGCTCGGTCTCACTCCCGCACCAGTCAGTAACCAGATACTTCAGAGGGATCGGCATGCCGAATTCGTTTTTGTTCTTGCTCTTATAGCGGCCTCTTGCGAGAAAATTGCTACAGAAATCCGTGCGCTTCAGAAGACTGAGGTTAACGAAGTTGCTGAACCTTTTGCGCAGAAGCAAAAAGGTTCATCTGCAATGCCGCATAAAAAGAACCCGATAAAATCCGAACAGATTTGTGGTATCGCGCGCGTCATACGTGCAGCAGTAACCCCAGCACTCGAGAATATCTCCTTATGGCACGAGAGGGATATATCTCACTCGAGTGTAGAACGAGTTATCTTACCAGATACCTGTATAGCTCTCGATTATATTCTCAGTCGGCTCAATTGGATTCTCGACGGTTTGCAGGTTAATGTCGATAATATGCGTAAGAACATAGATTTTACAGAGGGATTAGTCTATTCA
Proteins encoded in this region:
- a CDS encoding metallophosphoesterase produces the protein MKKTMILFLVVTAMIAGVDRGPIISSEDPSSAFYINFTTDNSCITQIFYRILPSGSWVEVTDITASSDHNIRIDILPGYEHEYFVRADGDSLGPYKFWTAPRTGSRQDFHFCAYGDTRTGMVAHWVVIDHVMTCDPMFMVHTGDMIEDGEDTGQWDDYFAELCEWHDIARSVPFFYAMGNHDDESPYFYSALTLPKNNPDSSEAYSSFDWGRIHFFSMNSEVDYDSASPQYNFIVNDLAEASIDIRYDFIIGLVHRPFYSSGYHGREEDLADALEPLLIEYGVDLVLQGHDHMYERVSPQSGVYYVVTGGGGAPPSPIVLWHDYTAFGYNLYHHLHFLYSAAEAKLSMYMHNYLNNVVDSLILFSSPLDVKDIAKPQTARLSAHPSPFNKACLIETKGDLQINIRDISGRLIVRGSGPCFLWEPSGEISTGLYLISVTDGEAKKSSIGRIVYLK
- a CDS encoding adenylosuccinate lyase, translating into MIPRYSREKMTEIWSDQNRFQKWLDVELAACEAQAELGAIPQKAMAKIREGVSFDLEAIRKKEEETHHEVVAFLNVVQKNVGKDSRFIHMGLTSSDVMDTATSLQMVEALDEIEKETVEIRSTIRHLAEKYKYTPIIGRTHGIHAEPTTFGLKLIIYYDEFTRHIDRIKSLRKRIEVGKISGAVGNYAQIDPEVERIALEKLGLTPAPVSNQILQRDRHAEFVFVLALIAASCEKIATEIRALQKTEVNEVAEPFAQKQKGSSAMPHKKNPIKSEQICGIARVIRAAVTPALENISLWHERDISHSSVERVILPDTCIALDYILSRLNWILDGLQVNVDNMRKNIDFTEGLVYSQRLMLRLINSGVSRDKAHTMVQGKVMSTIKRGGSFREEVVKDGEIRRYLTLEEIEAMFDLDIYIRHVDSIFKRVLG